The Prunus dulcis chromosome 5, ALMONDv2, whole genome shotgun sequence genomic sequence TTTGATCTGCTTAGCTAGCTTTTCTGGTTTTCTTGTCTTTTTTGTGagtgccttttttttttatttttaaattatagtttttttcCTCGTATGTATATCTGCAATCTAGGCGACTAATCTCTCTTATACACACATTTATATTTGTTTGCAAAATTTGATTGTGTCTGGTGAGGCTTATAGTGCCCTTTTGGTTTGTCATATGGTAGGATGTTATCCTGATTGCCACACGTAGGATATTGAGGCCTCCAAAGAAGGGGTCAGCTGCCCAACGTCCCCGCACTCGTACTCTAACTGCTGTGCACGAGGCAATGTTGGAGGATGTTGTTGCGCCTGCTGAGATTGTTGGTAAGCGCACCAGATACCGTCTTGATGGATCCAAGATAATGAAGGTAAACTAtcataactttttttaatggaaataaattatttagtCTCTGCTATATGAcatcaacaataaaaaaaattaagtctGCTCAAAAGATGTCTGCCTTGCAAAACAGGCACTTTGATACACAAGTTGATAACATAGTAGACTGAGTAAGATAGGCATTGTAACAGATCTTTATTGAAGTGCATGTATCCATTGTACCAGTTGCTCTCTTGTAAACGACTGTATTGTACAAGTTTCTCTGTTGTAAACCATTGTGTTTCTTGATTAAGGGCTGAGTTCTGACAACCCCTTGCTAgatcaaacaaattaaagcTTTACTTCAGAATTTAATGCTTGTTTGATACAACTCAAATATGTTCTTTTGTTCGATTAATACAATATTTATCTCTCTTAAAGATATTAAGTTAAAGCTACtatatttattcttttttcttgatgtTGGGTAGGTGTTCTTGGATCCCAAGGAACGAAACAACACTGAATACAAGCTGGAGAGCTTTTCTGCAGTTTATCGGAAGCTTTCTGGAAAGGATGTTGTGTTCGAGTACCCCATCACTGATGCATAGAAATATTTTGTGCAATCGTACCTTTTAATTACTCCTCcccttttcccttttgttCCCTGAAGAACTGCAATTCAGCAGGCAGAcagtttaaaattttgatgttGAGGACGTCGTTTAGGATAGCCTTTGAAGGATTTTGTTCTCTTCATTATTAGCATATTTATGTTGACGTGATATGGTTTTACTGTGATTTTCAATCTCCCTTTTTGATAGTCTTATTTTAATCAGAGTGTTGAATCTTTTCAAAATTGTTATCCATGATATGTTTGTTTGGTGCCACTTAATTTACTCTTTCTGAGTAGATATTTGctttttagaaaaaatataaggctgaaaataatttttttttcatgcgATTAAATCAAAAAATTGGTTAGGAATGTCGGTTGTGGCGgccaaaaaacccaaaaaaactaaaagcccgagaaaaaacaaaatgttgaGGCAAGTGCTTGCTTTGTATCGTGATATGGTGGATATGCGGGCGTTTTTAGTGAAGAAGTATATTTCTGGGGGAGAGAAGGTTCCCATGCCCAACTCAACGTGAATGAGAACAATGTCATTGCCATAAAATATAACTATATGGCGGAAATAACCAGACTAAATTCTGCTTGTGATAGTTACACCAACCCTGAAACGCaccttctcttttttatttcagtttttttatttgttaggTTGGGGGAAGGGAGTAACTCACACTCAATCCAACTTACACCGCATTGGTCTCTCTAGTATTTCAGTGAAACAATATCAAAATTGTTCTTGGTTATCTGGAAGTTTTTTGCTTTGCTGAAAAACACTTCCAAAGACTATGAGAACACTTATACAATCCCCATAAACAAAATTCATTGGCATAAATAAGATATCTGAGATCCACAGCGTTGGAAAGAATGAATCTACACAAGTTAGTATGATGAAAAAATCTCCTCGCATAGACAAGTTGGTGTCAGGACTTCTCAtcaactgaatttttttaccAGATTTTGTATCCTGCTGCACTGCACAGATGGAGGGAAAGTGATTGAACTAATAGGCAATAAGAATGACAGAAATATAACCATTTTAGTAATAAGTATTTCACTTAAGCTATGGCATAACATCATAATCACAGAAAGATCCGAAGGGGGCTCTATATCAAGCAGGTAAGGACTCAAGGTATTGTGGAAGCAAAGCATACCTCAGGACAAAATCACAAGACCGAGGTACATGGCTCCGCAGAGAAACAAGAAAGATATAAACCCCCTACAAGTAAAGCTCTTCAGAGTCAGAAAAAACCACACAAGTACGGCATAAGCGCATCCCTTGAAGTTTGTccagcaaaaaaaaaggaaaatgcagaaaaagcaaagaagGAAAGCTCTCAGGCATAAATCTTATTAACAATAAGAAGCTGACCAAATGACACCCCATCCACAACCAGTACAGCAAGGACACTCTTCTGCGAATTTCTCAGCATCACTAGAATGAACTCTACGGGATATAAGATCATCATA encodes the following:
- the LOC117628420 gene encoding 40S ribosomal protein S7-1-like, with translation MFTSRKKIHKDNNAEPTEFEESVAQAVIELESNSDLKSDLKDLYINSAVQVDVSGNRKAVVIHIPYRLRKAYRKIHVRLVRELEKKFSGKDVILIATRRILRPPKKGSAAQRPRTRTLTAVHEAMLEDVVAPAEIVGKRTRYRLDGSKIMKVFLDPKERNNTEYKLESFSAVYRKLSGKDVVFEYPITDA